One genomic window of Paenisporosarcina antarctica includes the following:
- a CDS encoding WecB/TagA/CpsF family glycosyltransferase: MKENIMGVDVTTLNEQQLMSRIEDDIKRFQKVRIVAINPEKIMMAEQDLNLRHLLNESTYQIPDGIGVSIASKLSGGIVKGRVTGIGMMGNLLALANKNEWKIFMYGAKPEIVNQAARNIQKKYPKLIISGTLDGYINDTQQIMKTINEVQPHILFVALGSPKQELFIKNNMEQLHVNVFQGVGGSFDVFSGHVKRAPELFLKTGTEWLYRLIKQPSRIKRQWALPLFLAKVVTSRRRTRKQHS, encoded by the coding sequence ATGAAAGAAAATATAATGGGTGTAGATGTCACAACATTAAACGAACAACAATTAATGAGTCGTATAGAAGATGATATTAAACGATTTCAAAAAGTCCGTATAGTCGCGATTAATCCCGAAAAAATAATGATGGCTGAGCAAGACTTAAACCTTCGCCACTTATTAAATGAATCAACATATCAAATTCCCGATGGTATTGGTGTTTCAATTGCTTCAAAATTAAGTGGTGGAATCGTTAAAGGCAGAGTCACAGGAATTGGCATGATGGGAAATTTATTAGCGTTAGCCAACAAAAATGAATGGAAAATTTTCATGTACGGTGCAAAGCCTGAAATTGTTAATCAAGCAGCTCGAAATATTCAAAAAAAATACCCGAAATTGATTATCTCAGGAACATTGGATGGCTATATTAATGACACACAACAAATAATGAAAACAATCAACGAAGTACAACCGCATATTTTATTTGTTGCACTTGGCAGTCCTAAGCAAGAGTTGTTTATCAAAAACAATATGGAACAACTACATGTCAATGTATTCCAAGGAGTTGGAGGTAGCTTTGATGTGTTTAGTGGTCATGTAAAACGTGCACCTGAATTATTCCTTAAGACGGGAACGGAGTGGTTGTACCGTTTAATAAAGCAACCATCTCGAATAAAACGTCAATGGGCATTGCCTTTGTTCTTAGCGAAAGTGGTAACTAGTAGAAGACGTACTCGTAAACAACACAGTTAA